A single region of the Deinococcus fonticola genome encodes:
- a CDS encoding YybH family protein — MPIPDPAQLPAAYAEAVYARNVEAFLALYAENIRIFDAWESWQAAGKEALRHSTTEWFGSLGDEKVVVTCQDIQVVSSDTLATLHALIEYRAVSADGQDLRAMQERVTWVMERTTAGWVVTHQHTSLPASLQTGKVMKFAPDSAI, encoded by the coding sequence ATGCCTATCCCAGATCCCGCGCAGCTTCCCGCTGCCTACGCCGAGGCCGTCTATGCCAGGAACGTCGAGGCTTTCCTGGCGCTCTATGCCGAGAACATCCGCATATTCGACGCCTGGGAAAGCTGGCAGGCGGCCGGCAAAGAAGCGCTGCGTCACTCGACCACCGAGTGGTTCGGCTCACTGGGCGACGAGAAAGTGGTCGTCACCTGCCAGGACATCCAGGTCGTGAGCAGCGACACCCTCGCCACCCTTCACGCCCTGATCGAGTACAGGGCCGTGTCTGCCGACGGGCAGGACTTGCGCGCCATGCAGGAGCGCGTGACATGGGTGATGGAACGCACGACCGCCGGGTGGGTGGTCACGCACCAGCACACGTCGCTGCCCGCCAGCCTCCAGACGGGAAAAGTCATGAAATTTGCTCCTGACTCCGCCATCTGA
- a CDS encoding NUDIX hydrolase, with the protein MPPVTPQTQLLSQAEARALAQQEGWPEKVLAYITRRPDELLVFEHTAEYPEAGIQMPAGGVDAAETPEQAVLREVYEETGLRLSHPLDLGSQLWTTPAPSRIRHFYWLTAPQDTPDTWSHVVSDGQDDKGMTFLFRFAPLSDPQLIPGYGFESALPALQKLQQRDPSDTTL; encoded by the coding sequence ATGCCACCAGTCACCCCACAAACCCAGCTTCTTTCCCAGGCCGAAGCCCGCGCCCTGGCGCAGCAGGAAGGCTGGCCTGAAAAGGTGCTGGCCTACATCACCCGCCGGCCTGATGAACTGCTGGTCTTTGAACACACCGCCGAATACCCCGAGGCCGGCATTCAGATGCCGGCCGGCGGTGTGGACGCGGCAGAAACCCCGGAACAGGCCGTGCTGCGCGAGGTCTACGAGGAAACGGGCCTGCGTCTGAGTCACCCGCTTGACCTGGGTTCGCAGCTCTGGACGACGCCTGCACCGTCCAGAATTCGCCATTTCTACTGGCTGACCGCGCCACAGGACACGCCGGACACCTGGTCGCACGTCGTCTCGGACGGCCAGGACGATAAAGGCATGACTTTCCTGTTTCGTTTCGCCCCCTTAAGCGACCCGCAGCTTATTCCCGGTTACGGCTTCGAGTCCGCGCTGCCTGCATTGCAGAAGCTTCAGCAGCGCGACCCTTCAGACACAACACTTTAA
- a CDS encoding valine--tRNA ligase: MTDPASTTLAPQFDPTAIEPKWAQKWRSEPFRADASSSKEPFTIVIPPPNVTGNLHLGHALDNTLIDTLIRYKRMAGFEALYLPGMDHAGISTQVVVERQLRDQGVSRHDLGREKFLDNVWEWKAESGGMILNQLSRLGVSADWTRERFTMDEGLSRAVRHQFVKLYAGGLAYRGERMVNWDVAAQTTLSELEIDRENRKVKMVTLSYKLEDENAAPSNGEAGEIRISTVRPETIFADQAIAVHPEDPRFRHVVGHKARIPLTDRWIPIIADEAADMEFGVGALKITPAHDPTDFEVGERHGLPRPSVIDLEGNLTSDDLVPAEFQGLERFAARKAVMKALAEAGLSIEEKDHDAPLAISERTKVPVEPIISEQWFVKMKPFADQVLEGLEKGDIKLTPERYTKVNRDWLENIRDWNISRQLWWGHQIPAWYDEQGNTYVPDPENPDLDCDLDPRYAGLNLRRDPDVFDTWFSSNLWPFSTLGWPDTDAEDFRKFYPTQVLVTGYDILFFWVARMQMAGYGLTGQAPFSTVMLHGLYLDSKGQKMSKSKGNGLDPLELFDQYGVDASRFAFAFLSTGGQDIKHDPRRFEQGRNFANKLWNATRFALMRLGEAIPNLTGDDELTQYVRSTTVKPEGISIRSEDALAQVKGREDLTLADRWIISRLNAVTAEASAQLDAFDIGAAIRTLYSFTWDEFCDWYIEAAKPTLSSGNLGTLVTLKAVLEHILKLLHPFMPFITSELYAALGHRRQLAVHHCPRPDAALHDAEATQAFNALRSAVDSARSLKSELGLSPQDRLNVAVEGELAGIVTDNARVVEGIARVQLVPALEGRTLSAVEPGVTILAPLEGTVDIADWLGKQKKRLTEFDKQIKQAQGKLSNEGFVARAPAEVIEEERRRVEDFGKQKERLEGVLKQFG, encoded by the coding sequence ATGACTGACCCCGCATCCACGACCCTGGCCCCGCAGTTCGACCCCACCGCCATCGAGCCGAAGTGGGCGCAGAAGTGGCGTTCCGAGCCGTTCCGGGCTGACGCCAGCAGCAGCAAGGAACCCTTTACCATCGTGATTCCGCCGCCCAACGTGACCGGGAACCTGCACCTGGGGCACGCGCTGGACAACACCCTGATCGATACGCTGATTCGCTACAAGCGCATGGCGGGCTTCGAGGCGCTGTACCTGCCGGGGATGGACCACGCCGGCATTTCCACGCAGGTGGTCGTGGAGCGGCAACTGCGTGATCAGGGCGTGTCCCGCCATGACCTGGGGCGTGAGAAGTTTCTGGACAACGTGTGGGAGTGGAAGGCCGAGTCGGGCGGCATGATCCTCAATCAGCTTTCGCGCCTGGGCGTCAGCGCCGACTGGACGCGCGAGCGCTTCACCATGGACGAGGGTTTAAGCCGCGCGGTGCGGCACCAGTTCGTGAAGCTGTACGCGGGTGGCCTGGCCTACCGGGGCGAGCGCATGGTGAACTGGGACGTGGCGGCCCAGACGACGCTTTCCGAACTAGAAATCGACCGCGAGAACCGCAAGGTGAAGATGGTCACCCTCTCCTACAAACTGGAGGACGAGAACGCCGCCCCCAGCAACGGGGAGGCGGGTGAGATTCGCATTTCCACGGTGCGCCCGGAAACCATTTTTGCCGACCAGGCGATTGCGGTTCACCCCGAAGACCCTCGCTTCAGGCATGTGGTGGGCCACAAAGCCCGGATTCCCCTCACGGATCGCTGGATTCCCATTATCGCGGACGAGGCGGCGGACATGGAATTCGGCGTAGGGGCACTGAAAATCACGCCCGCGCACGACCCCACCGACTTCGAGGTGGGTGAGCGCCACGGCCTGCCGCGCCCCAGCGTGATCGACCTGGAAGGCAACCTGACCAGCGACGACCTGGTGCCCGCCGAGTTTCAGGGGCTGGAGCGCTTCGCCGCCCGCAAGGCCGTGATGAAGGCGCTCGCAGAGGCGGGCCTGAGCATCGAGGAAAAAGACCACGACGCGCCGCTGGCGATCAGTGAACGTACCAAAGTGCCGGTGGAGCCGATCATTTCCGAGCAGTGGTTCGTGAAGATGAAACCCTTCGCGGATCAGGTTCTGGAAGGCCTGGAGAAAGGCGACATCAAACTCACGCCCGAGCGTTACACGAAAGTAAACCGCGACTGGCTGGAGAACATCCGCGACTGGAACATCAGCCGGCAGCTGTGGTGGGGTCACCAGATTCCCGCCTGGTACGACGAACAGGGCAACACCTACGTCCCGGATCCGGAAAATCCCGACCTGGACTGCGACCTCGACCCCAGGTACGCGGGGCTGAACCTGCGCCGCGACCCGGACGTGTTCGACACCTGGTTTTCCAGCAACCTGTGGCCCTTCTCCACGCTGGGCTGGCCGGACACCGACGCCGAGGACTTCCGCAAGTTCTACCCGACGCAGGTGCTGGTAACCGGGTACGACATCCTGTTCTTCTGGGTGGCCCGCATGCAGATGGCCGGGTACGGCCTGACCGGGCAGGCGCCGTTTTCCACGGTGATGCTGCACGGCCTGTACCTGGACAGCAAGGGCCAGAAGATGTCCAAGAGCAAGGGCAACGGCCTCGACCCACTGGAACTGTTCGACCAGTACGGTGTGGACGCCAGCCGCTTCGCCTTCGCCTTCCTGAGCACCGGTGGGCAGGACATCAAGCACGACCCCCGCCGCTTCGAGCAGGGCCGCAACTTCGCCAACAAGCTATGGAACGCCACCCGCTTCGCGCTGATGCGTCTGGGCGAAGCCATTCCTAACCTCACGGGCGACGACGAACTGACGCAGTATGTGCGCAGCACCACCGTGAAACCCGAGGGAATCAGCATTCGCAGCGAGGATGCACTGGCGCAGGTGAAAGGCCGTGAAGACCTCACGCTGGCCGACCGCTGGATCATCTCGCGCCTGAACGCCGTGACCGCTGAAGCCAGCGCGCAACTCGACGCCTTCGACATCGGCGCGGCCATTCGCACGCTGTACTCCTTTACCTGGGATGAATTCTGCGACTGGTACATCGAGGCGGCCAAGCCCACATTGAGTAGCGGCAACCTGGGCACCCTGGTGACCCTCAAGGCCGTGCTGGAGCACATCCTGAAACTGCTGCACCCCTTCATGCCGTTCATTACCAGCGAGCTGTACGCCGCGCTGGGCCACCGCCGCCAGCTGGCCGTGCACCACTGCCCCCGGCCCGACGCGGCGCTGCACGACGCCGAAGCCACCCAGGCGTTTAATGCGCTGCGCTCGGCGGTGGACAGCGCCCGCAGCCTCAAGAGCGAACTGGGCCTCTCGCCGCAGGACAGGTTGAACGTCGCCGTGGAAGGCGAGCTGGCCGGGATCGTCACCGACAACGCCCGCGTGGTGGAAGGGATCGCCCGCGTGCAACTCGTTCCTGCACTGGAAGGCCGCACATTGAGCGCCGTCGAGCCGGGCGTGACCATCCTCGCCCCGCTGGAAGGCACGGTGGACATCGCCGACTGGCTGGGCAAGCAGAAAAAACGCCTGACCGAGTTCGACAAGCAGATCAAGCAGGCGCAGGGCAAACTGAGTAACGAGGGCTTCGTGGCCCGCGCCCCCGCCGAGGTCATCGAGGAAGAGCGGCGCCGCGTGGAGGATTTCGGCAAGCAGAAAGAGAGGCTGGAAGGCGTGCTGAAGCAGTTCGGCTAA
- the paaD gene encoding 1,2-phenylacetyl-CoA epoxidase subunit PaaD yields MTASQISPERIWQALSAVPDPEIPVVSITDMGMVRDVQVEGERVTVTFTPTFSGCPALHVIRGSIGEAVRGLGVQEVEVKSTLTPPWTTDWMNADARERLRQYGIAPPAPAGEQLITLEAEPTRCPRCGSLNVCMTASFGSTLCKRLYVCDSCKEPFEGFKSV; encoded by the coding sequence ATGACCGCTTCTCAAATCAGTCCTGAACGCATCTGGCAGGCCCTGAGCGCCGTGCCGGATCCCGAGATTCCCGTGGTGTCCATTACCGACATGGGCATGGTGCGGGACGTGCAGGTGGAGGGCGAACGGGTGACCGTGACCTTCACGCCCACCTTCAGCGGGTGCCCGGCCCTGCATGTCATTAGAGGCAGTATCGGCGAGGCGGTGCGTGGCCTGGGCGTGCAGGAGGTCGAGGTGAAAAGCACCCTGACGCCCCCCTGGACGACCGACTGGATGAACGCCGACGCCCGCGAGCGGTTGCGCCAGTACGGCATCGCCCCGCCCGCGCCTGCCGGCGAGCAGCTCATCACGCTGGAAGCTGAACCCACCCGCTGCCCCCGCTGCGGCAGCCTGAACGTCTGCATGACCGCCAGCTTCGGCAGCACCCTGTGCAAGCGGCTCTACGTCTGCGACTCGTGCAAGGAGCCCTTCGAGGGCTTTAAAAGCGTGTAG
- the paaC gene encoding 1,2-phenylacetyl-CoA epoxidase subunit PaaC — protein MTLTAQHLSEQQKTALITRLQALADDEIILAQRDSEWTGHAPILEEDIALANIAQDEIGHALMYLELRAALDGSNPDHLTYFRGPREYTNVQLVELPRGDWAFTMLRQYLYDAYEALYLDALRASTYAPLAEVAQKAVREEKFHLQHTALWVERLGLGTEESSRRMQDALNTLWLYTEQLFTRTQDEDALITAGITPDPATVKARWEGLVRAHLERCQLQVPTVSPLRLSRDQHREDLIYLLTEMQSTAREFPDAQVW, from the coding sequence ATGACGCTCACGGCCCAGCACCTCTCCGAACAGCAGAAAACCGCCCTGATCACGCGCCTTCAGGCCCTCGCGGACGACGAGATCATCCTGGCGCAGCGCGACAGCGAATGGACTGGCCACGCCCCCATCCTGGAAGAGGACATCGCCCTGGCGAACATCGCGCAGGACGAGATCGGGCACGCCCTGATGTATCTGGAACTGCGCGCCGCCCTGGACGGCAGCAACCCGGATCACCTCACCTACTTCCGGGGCCCGCGCGAGTACACCAACGTGCAACTCGTCGAGCTTCCCCGGGGCGACTGGGCCTTTACCATGCTGCGCCAGTACCTGTACGACGCCTACGAGGCGCTGTACCTCGACGCCCTGCGTGCCAGCACCTACGCCCCGCTGGCCGAAGTGGCACAGAAGGCCGTGCGCGAGGAGAAATTTCACCTGCAACATACGGCCCTGTGGGTCGAGCGCCTGGGCCTGGGCACCGAGGAGTCCAGCCGCCGCATGCAGGACGCCCTGAACACCCTGTGGCTGTACACCGAGCAACTGTTCACCAGAACCCAGGACGAGGACGCCCTGATCACGGCGGGCATCACCCCGGATCCGGCCACCGTGAAGGCCCGCTGGGAAGGGCTGGTGCGGGCGCACCTGGAACGCTGCCAGCTGCAAGTTCCCACAGTCAGCCCGCTGCGCCTCAGCCGCGATCAGCACCGTGAAGACCTGATCTACCTGCTCACCGAAATGCAGAGCACCGCCCGCGAATTCCCCGACGCCCAGGTCTGGTAA
- a CDS encoding phenylacetic acid degradation protein: protein MSVKTGDQWPRWEVFKKDNDRRPYQAVGSVHAGDPEHALLTARNIFVRRPAAVSLWAVREDDIVSATAETVLAEMGRDNAGKPMHGPAGVYHVGVKMTHKRSMTFVDLIGTVDATDAADAMRQARELRPDALAWWVIPDSAIARTEDSEDTVESWFAPAAEKTYKQQQYYGTIGRHVGELKRAGLMPRQVNETPVLGAKHVRPRLEADADAPNPIAQPMTQSTAQPTAQPPQVTE from the coding sequence ATGTCCGTCAAAACTGGAGACCAGTGGCCGCGCTGGGAAGTGTTCAAGAAAGATAATGACCGCCGCCCGTATCAGGCGGTAGGAAGTGTTCACGCGGGTGACCCCGAGCACGCGCTGCTCACGGCGCGTAACATCTTCGTGCGCCGGCCCGCCGCCGTCAGCCTGTGGGCAGTGCGGGAAGACGACATCGTGTCGGCCACCGCCGAGACGGTGTTGGCTGAGATGGGGCGCGACAACGCTGGCAAACCCATGCACGGCCCGGCCGGCGTGTACCACGTGGGCGTGAAGATGACCCACAAGCGCAGCATGACCTTCGTCGACCTGATCGGCACGGTGGACGCCACGGACGCTGCCGACGCCATGCGTCAGGCCCGTGAACTGCGGCCGGATGCGCTGGCGTGGTGGGTCATTCCGGACAGCGCGATTGCCCGCACCGAGGACAGCGAAGACACCGTGGAAAGCTGGTTCGCGCCCGCCGCCGAGAAGACCTACAAGCAGCAGCAGTACTACGGCACCATCGGCCGCCACGTGGGCGAACTCAAGCGCGCCGGCCTGATGCCCAGACAGGTCAACGAGACGCCGGTGCTCGGCGCCAAGCATGTGCGCCCGCGCCTGGAAGCGGACGCCGACGCCCCTAACCCCATTGCCCAGCCCATGACCCAGTCCACCGCACAGCCCACCGCACAGCCCCCCCAGGTGACCGAATGA
- the paaA gene encoding 1,2-phenylacetyl-CoA epoxidase subunit PaaA, with product MTQPIPQTAETPEQLAAFEARIAAGEKIESGDWMPEAYRKQLIRMISQHAHSEVVGMLPEGAWITRAPNLHRKMILIAKVQDEAGHGQYLYHAAETLGTTREEMLDALLTGKAKYSSIFNYPTLTWADIGMIGWLVDGAAIKNQTMLAGCSYGPYSRAMVRICSEETFHHKQGKEMVVAYAREGTPEQKKMAQDALNRWWWPAVQMLGPSDKDSPNTPQLMRWGIKLKTNDEVRQEFINEHAPELLEAGLTIPDPDLHQDEQGNWIHGPINWEEFFEVIKGGGQMNRARLESRNRSHDEGAWVREALNAYEARRHAQAAD from the coding sequence ATGACTCAGCCCATCCCGCAGACTGCCGAAACGCCCGAGCAACTCGCCGCCTTCGAGGCCCGCATCGCCGCTGGAGAAAAAATAGAGAGCGGCGACTGGATGCCTGAGGCGTACCGCAAGCAACTGATCCGCATGATTTCCCAGCACGCGCACAGCGAAGTGGTGGGCATGCTGCCCGAAGGGGCCTGGATCACCCGCGCGCCTAACCTGCACCGCAAGATGATCCTGATCGCCAAGGTGCAGGACGAGGCCGGTCACGGCCAGTACCTCTACCACGCCGCCGAAACGCTGGGCACCACCCGCGAGGAGATGCTGGACGCCCTGTTGACCGGCAAGGCCAAGTACAGCAGCATCTTCAATTATCCCACCCTGACCTGGGCCGACATCGGTATGATCGGCTGGCTGGTCGACGGCGCGGCCATCAAGAACCAGACCATGCTGGCCGGCTGTAGCTACGGCCCCTACAGCCGCGCCATGGTGCGCATTTGCAGCGAGGAAACCTTCCACCACAAGCAGGGCAAGGAAATGGTCGTCGCGTATGCCCGCGAAGGCACCCCGGAGCAGAAGAAGATGGCGCAGGACGCGCTGAACCGCTGGTGGTGGCCCGCCGTGCAGATGCTCGGCCCCAGCGACAAGGACAGCCCCAACACCCCGCAACTCATGCGCTGGGGCATCAAACTCAAGACCAACGACGAGGTGCGCCAGGAGTTCATCAACGAGCACGCCCCCGAACTTCTGGAGGCGGGCCTGACCATCCCGGATCCGGACCTGCACCAGGACGAGCAGGGCAACTGGATTCACGGCCCCATCAACTGGGAAGAGTTCTTTGAAGTGATCAAGGGGGGCGGCCAGATGAACCGTGCCCGCCTGGAGTCTCGCAACAGGTCCCACGACGAGGGCGCGTGGGTGCGTGAAGCCCTGAACGCCTACGAAGCCCGCCGGCACGCCCAGGCGGCGGACTGA